A genomic window from Deltaproteobacteria bacterium includes:
- a CDS encoding SDR family oxidoreductase, giving the protein MRFREKVAIVTGAGQGIGEAYAKALAREGALVVVGDVNEAQGARVAEEIRSGGGDARFVRVDVASPESTKAMADATIAAYGGIDYLVNNAAIYHGMQVAPLIAVDWDYYKRFMDVNMHGALLCIRACYEAMGKRPGAAIVNQSSTAAWMGIGFYGIAKLALNGITQSVARELGVWGIRVNAIAPGPTDTEATRSIVPQQYLKQMLAQMPLARVGTPEDIVGACLFLLSSEAAWITGHVLNVDGGQFMRP; this is encoded by the coding sequence ATGCGATTCCGGGAGAAGGTGGCGATCGTCACGGGTGCGGGGCAGGGCATCGGCGAGGCCTACGCGAAGGCGCTCGCGCGCGAGGGCGCCCTGGTCGTGGTCGGCGATGTGAACGAGGCGCAGGGCGCCCGCGTCGCCGAAGAGATCCGGTCGGGCGGAGGGGATGCGCGCTTCGTGCGCGTCGACGTGGCGTCGCCGGAGTCGACGAAGGCGATGGCCGACGCGACCATCGCCGCGTACGGCGGCATCGACTACCTCGTCAACAACGCGGCCATCTACCACGGAATGCAGGTCGCGCCGCTGATCGCGGTCGACTGGGACTACTACAAGCGGTTCATGGACGTGAACATGCACGGGGCGTTGCTCTGCATCCGCGCTTGCTACGAGGCCATGGGGAAGCGGCCGGGCGCCGCGATCGTCAACCAGAGCTCGACGGCGGCCTGGATGGGAATCGGCTTCTACGGGATCGCGAAGCTCGCCCTGAACGGCATCACGCAGTCGGTCGCGCGCGAGCTGGGGGTCTGGGGCATCCGGGTGAACGCGATCGCCCCCGGGCCGACCGACACCGAGGCGACCCGCAGCATCGTCCCGCAGCAGTACCTCAAGCAGATGCTGGCCCAGATGCCGCTCGCGCGGGTGGGCACGCCGGAGGACATCGTCGGCGCCTGCTTGTTCCTGTTGTCATCCGAGGCGGCGTGGATCACCGGCCATGTCCTCAACGTGGACGGTGGTCAGTTCATGCGCCCCTGA
- a CDS encoding SDR family NAD(P)-dependent oxidoreductase, with the protein MSVTRTAVVTGASAGIGAAIARALGALGWSVALGARRTPLLREVAGGVEAAGGRAFSQALDVTDVLSIDAFFGAAEAALGPIDVVVSNAGIGRPGLLHEVPIAELEHEIRTNLFGPMFVARRALPSMLERRRGDLVFISSMNVVEPRPFQLGYTASKAGVEGMAQVLRRDLEGTGVRSTIVRPGATRSEFGFGWEPDILVRVLDSWKQWGFMRHMDMMDGDQVALAVVAAVTAPPGVHIDVIQVNPERGGGA; encoded by the coding sequence GTGGTGACCGGCGCCTCTGCGGGGATCGGCGCCGCGATCGCGCGGGCGCTCGGGGCCCTCGGCTGGTCGGTCGCGCTCGGAGCGCGGCGGACGCCGCTCCTGCGGGAGGTAGCAGGTGGCGTCGAGGCGGCGGGCGGCCGGGCGTTCTCGCAGGCGCTCGACGTCACCGACGTCCTCAGCATCGACGCGTTCTTCGGCGCCGCCGAAGCGGCGCTCGGACCGATCGACGTGGTGGTGAGCAACGCGGGTATCGGGCGGCCGGGCCTCCTCCACGAGGTGCCGATCGCCGAACTCGAGCACGAGATCCGCACGAACCTGTTCGGACCGATGTTCGTGGCGCGCCGCGCGCTGCCGTCGATGCTCGAGCGCCGGCGCGGCGACCTCGTCTTCATCTCGTCGATGAACGTCGTCGAGCCGCGTCCGTTTCAGCTCGGCTACACCGCGTCGAAGGCGGGCGTCGAGGGAATGGCGCAGGTGCTGCGGCGCGATCTCGAGGGAACCGGGGTGCGCAGCACGATCGTGCGGCCGGGCGCGACGCGCAGCGAGTTCGGCTTCGGCTGGGAGCCGGACATCCTCGTGCGGGTGCTCGACTCGTGGAAACAGTGGGGCTTCATGCGCCACATGGACATGATGGACGGGGACCAGGTCGCGCTCGCGGTCGTCGCCGCCGTCACGGCGCCGCCCGGCGTGCACATCGACGTGATCCAGGTGAATCCGGAGCGCGGCGGCGGCGCCTGA